Proteins encoded in a region of the Desulfovibrio sp. genome:
- a CDS encoding proton-conducting transporter membrane subunit — translation MTESLFSAGGFLVPLLVGMALMLYGAAKSVQQRNNPRSLILWGSLHDAGIFCLGLGASGGINSTGLWLFVLFQAAARLLAWAALTRLTPPALGAPVQLQDLCATAKRQPWTAACFGLGMLAAVGGSPFLVPEARMFISAGVLGSMPGAMAALLCMALATTVLIWLHVEAVRIAVLDTTADEGSSSSWAAPAGNVFLMLGLAAVVALLGVFRGPITGMLASAYNVAVPHSAAHPAYWCYYLGAFATGAAFLVKFDRAPLVGVASAALALFATLAAEAAPTAKLFLIMVSVVALVVSVYSLSYIHERHGRYWFFLLLTFASLAGIVSSSDSANMYGYWELMTFASYFLVVHENNRSAYDAGLKYYVMCAGGALFMLPGLLLLGDPTLSSGLVQGAFVLCLAGFAVKMGLVPLHSWLPDAHPAAPSSVSGPLSGIITKMGVFGIVVVLLMRPMIVGMPGLFGLSWLGTGLVAMGAATLVYGEVMALRQDDIKRMLAYSTLGQIGEIALVLGIGTWLSTTGALWHMLNHAIMKDLLFLGAGALIMRAGSRKLADLRGLGRQMPVTVACMGIGLVSIMGLPPFGAFYSKFMMIQAATAAGHIWLAALILGGSLVGLIYYTRILKTLVFEERPADLPAVTEVPRSMQIGLAVLAAICVIMGLAPQLAMNLVVPVASMCFTPNLTDPDVLVAMNVSWPIFVVVPVFGALIPAMFYRDRKKAGWASVGVLLFTALLVVLFGRGLDTLSFCFALVVPVLGAVNMAYALGYMEHSHRQWRFYCAFTAMCGGLIGMAASQYMLSFFLFWEIMSSWTLYLAIAHEGDKDSLREAFKYFIFNVFGAGFIFLGMCLVGPFTPFNATLLTGAAPYMPHGAAWLGMALLAAGFLMKAAQLPFRIDWQMHPALAPTPVSGYISSVLLKSAILGLIKLFMLMGGGFMLAGVLGGMEQNIISTIAMWVGGITIIMAALQALRTNVIKLVFIYSTVSQLGYMVLAVAAGGALGYAGGMLHVINHVFFKDLLFLVCGAVMFATHRETLDDLGGIGRQMPFTLAMFAIAGLSVVGVPPTSGFSSKWLIYHALMEAGQPFLALLSLIGSVLTMAYIAKFLHAAFLGQPSPNLHDVHEAPLIMRAPMGILAAGCVITGVFPGLALGPINNVLAEYGFMPLNVGLSGVLSGPGAWNATGMFVMMALAFAGGRWFVLRFTRLREIDVHTCGLPVETSTSRMKPSSIYGDILRLMGGEKTAKENR, via the coding sequence ATGACGGAATCACTGTTTTCGGCTGGCGGCTTTCTTGTGCCGCTTCTCGTGGGCATGGCCCTTATGCTGTACGGCGCGGCCAAATCCGTGCAACAGCGCAACAATCCCCGCAGCCTGATCCTATGGGGTTCGCTGCACGACGCAGGCATCTTCTGTCTGGGTCTGGGAGCCAGTGGCGGCATCAACAGTACGGGCCTGTGGCTCTTCGTACTGTTCCAGGCAGCTGCTCGGCTGCTGGCCTGGGCTGCCCTGACGCGGCTTACCCCCCCGGCGCTTGGCGCGCCGGTACAGCTGCAGGATCTTTGCGCTACCGCTAAGCGTCAACCCTGGACCGCCGCCTGTTTCGGGCTGGGCATGCTGGCCGCAGTGGGCGGCTCGCCATTCCTGGTGCCTGAAGCGCGCATGTTCATCAGTGCAGGCGTACTGGGCAGCATGCCCGGCGCCATGGCTGCTCTGCTGTGTATGGCTCTGGCCACCACAGTGCTTATCTGGCTGCATGTGGAAGCCGTGCGCATCGCCGTGCTCGACACCACTGCAGACGAAGGTTCCAGCAGCTCCTGGGCGGCGCCTGCGGGCAACGTCTTCCTGATGCTGGGTCTTGCTGCGGTTGTGGCCCTGCTGGGCGTGTTCCGCGGCCCGATCACCGGCATGCTGGCTTCTGCCTATAATGTGGCTGTGCCGCATTCGGCAGCACACCCTGCATACTGGTGTTACTACCTTGGCGCCTTCGCCACCGGTGCTGCCTTTCTGGTAAAGTTTGACCGCGCTCCCCTTGTGGGCGTGGCCTCTGCCGCACTGGCGCTCTTTGCCACACTGGCAGCCGAGGCAGCCCCCACCGCCAAGCTCTTCCTGATCATGGTCAGCGTTGTGGCTCTGGTGGTCAGCGTGTACTCGCTGAGCTACATCCATGAACGGCATGGCCGCTACTGGTTCTTCCTGCTGCTTACCTTCGCCTCGCTGGCGGGCATCGTTTCTTCCAGCGATTCGGCGAACATGTACGGCTACTGGGAACTCATGACCTTCGCCTCCTACTTCCTGGTGGTGCATGAGAACAACCGCAGCGCCTACGACGCCGGTCTCAAATATTATGTAATGTGCGCGGGCGGCGCGCTGTTCATGCTGCCCGGCCTGTTGCTGCTGGGCGATCCCACGCTTTCGTCCGGTCTGGTTCAGGGCGCATTTGTGCTTTGCCTTGCTGGCTTTGCCGTCAAGATGGGCCTTGTGCCCCTGCACTCCTGGCTGCCTGACGCCCACCCCGCAGCGCCTTCTTCCGTGTCTGGTCCCCTTTCGGGTATCATCACCAAGATGGGCGTGTTCGGCATAGTTGTGGTGCTGCTCATGCGGCCCATGATCGTGGGCATGCCCGGCCTGTTCGGCCTTTCGTGGCTGGGCACGGGCCTGGTTGCCATGGGCGCGGCCACCCTTGTGTATGGTGAAGTCATGGCCCTGCGCCAGGATGACATCAAACGCATGCTGGCCTACTCGACCCTTGGTCAGATTGGCGAAATCGCCCTGGTGCTCGGCATTGGCACATGGCTCTCGACCACGGGTGCCCTGTGGCACATGCTCAACCACGCCATCATGAAAGACCTGCTCTTCCTTGGTGCAGGCGCTCTCATCATGCGTGCGGGCAGCCGCAAGCTTGCCGACCTGCGCGGCCTTGGCCGCCAGATGCCCGTTACCGTTGCCTGCATGGGCATCGGCCTTGTGAGCATCATGGGTCTGCCGCCCTTTGGCGCTTTCTACAGCAAGTTCATGATGATCCAGGCGGCCACAGCCGCTGGGCACATCTGGCTGGCGGCCCTGATTCTGGGCGGCTCGCTGGTGGGACTGATCTACTATACGCGCATTCTTAAAACCCTGGTGTTCGAAGAACGCCCCGCAGACCTGCCCGCCGTCACCGAGGTGCCGCGCAGCATGCAGATCGGCCTGGCTGTTCTGGCCGCAATTTGCGTCATCATGGGCCTTGCCCCGCAACTTGCCATGAACCTTGTGGTTCCTGTGGCCTCCATGTGCTTCACGCCCAACCTCACCGACCCCGACGTGCTGGTCGCCATGAATGTTTCGTGGCCCATCTTTGTGGTTGTGCCGGTGTTTGGCGCGCTGATCCCGGCCATGTTCTACCGCGATCGCAAGAAGGCCGGCTGGGCCAGCGTGGGTGTGCTGCTGTTCACCGCACTGTTGGTTGTGCTGTTTGGCCGCGGTCTTGATACGCTTTCATTCTGCTTTGCCCTGGTTGTTCCCGTGCTGGGTGCGGTCAACATGGCCTACGCCCTTGGCTACATGGAACACAGCCATCGCCAGTGGCGCTTCTACTGCGCCTTTACCGCCATGTGCGGCGGTCTCATCGGCATGGCAGCCAGTCAGTACATGCTGAGCTTCTTCCTGTTCTGGGAAATCATGAGCTCGTGGACGCTGTACCTGGCCATTGCCCACGAAGGCGACAAGGACTCGCTGCGCGAAGCCTTCAAGTACTTTATCTTCAACGTGTTTGGCGCTGGATTCATCTTCCTGGGCATGTGTCTGGTTGGGCCTTTCACGCCCTTCAACGCCACCCTGCTCACCGGTGCGGCCCCCTACATGCCCCACGGCGCTGCTTGGCTTGGCATGGCCCTGCTGGCCGCCGGCTTCCTGATGAAGGCGGCGCAGCTGCCCTTCCGCATTGACTGGCAGATGCACCCGGCGCTGGCTCCCACGCCTGTTTCCGGTTACATCTCGTCCGTGCTGCTTAAGAGCGCCATTCTCGGCCTCATCAAGCTGTTCATGCTCATGGGCGGCGGCTTTATGCTGGCTGGCGTGCTGGGCGGCATGGAGCAGAACATCATCAGCACCATCGCCATGTGGGTTGGCGGCATCACCATTATCATGGCTGCCTTGCAGGCCCTGCGCACCAACGTCATCAAGCTTGTGTTCATCTACTCTACGGTGAGCCAGCTGGGTTACATGGTGCTGGCGGTTGCCGCTGGCGGCGCACTGGGGTACGCGGGCGGCATGCTGCACGTGATCAACCACGTGTTCTTCAAAGACCTGCTCTTCCTTGTGTGCGGCGCAGTCATGTTTGCCACCCACAGGGAAACCCTTGACGACCTCGGCGGCATTGGCCGCCAGATGCCCTTTACCCTTGCCATGTTCGCCATTGCCGGTCTTTCGGTGGTGGGCGTGCCGCCTACCAGCGGTTTCTCGTCCAAATGGCTGATCTACCATGCCCTCATGGAAGCGGGCCAGCCCTTCCTTGCCCTGCTCTCCCTGATCGGCAGCGTGCTGACCATGGCCTACATTGCCAAGTTCCTGCATGCGGCCTTCCTGGGCCAGCCCTCACCCAACCTGCACGATGTGCATGAGGCCCCGCTGATCATGCGCGCGCCCATGGGCATATTGGCTGCCGGTTGCGTGATCACGGGCGTGTTCCCCGGTCTGGCTCTTGGCCCCATCAACAACGTGCTGGCCGAGTACGGCTTTATGCCCCTCAATGTGGGCCTGTCCGGTGTGCTTTCCGGCCCCGGCGCATGGAACGCCACTGGCATGTTTGTGATGATGGCCCTCGCCTTTGCTGGTGGACGCTGGTTTGTGCTGCGCTTTACCCGCCTGCGCGAAATCGACGTCCACACCTGCGGCCTGCCGGTTGAAACATCCACCAGCCGCATGAAGCCCTCCAGCATTTACGGGGACATCCTCCGCCTTATGGGCGGTGAAAAGACCGCCAAGGAGAACCGCTGA
- a CDS encoding complex I subunit 1 family protein: MSDTLLAILHMCIFPGGAFALLVAMFFKGLDRRVEARLQRRVGPPLIQPWLDIAKLLTKETLIPKTAVRSVFLMAPVFGFTGMAVCAAFIPIPGVFNGLFNMGDLLVIFYLLPIPAMAIMLGGSASSSPYGAVGFSREMMLMLAYETPLLMILLAVAMLTGKILTGGAWGAEFSLLKIVAMQQQVGSFGFNPTMIPAFLAYLIFLPGTMGVVPFDIPEAETELIEGPLLEYGGPLLAMFQITSALKTFVVLGLGVALFFPGTISDIWLVNLVWFLLKCLALMLVSLTLVKSATGRFRIDQAFRFYITVPTALALCSLILVWVM; the protein is encoded by the coding sequence ATGAGCGATACCCTGCTTGCCATACTGCATATGTGCATCTTCCCCGGCGGGGCATTTGCCCTACTGGTGGCCATGTTCTTCAAAGGACTTGACCGCCGGGTCGAGGCGCGGCTGCAGCGCCGCGTCGGCCCCCCGCTGATCCAGCCCTGGCTTGATATTGCCAAGCTGCTGACCAAGGAAACCCTGATCCCCAAAACCGCTGTCCGCTCGGTCTTTTTGATGGCCCCGGTATTCGGTTTTACGGGCATGGCCGTGTGCGCGGCCTTTATACCGATTCCCGGCGTGTTCAACGGCCTGTTCAACATGGGCGACCTGCTGGTGATCTTCTACCTATTGCCCATCCCGGCTATGGCCATCATGCTGGGTGGCTCGGCCTCCAGCTCGCCTTACGGCGCTGTGGGCTTCTCGCGCGAAATGATGCTGATGCTGGCTTACGAGACTCCTCTGCTCATGATTCTGCTTGCGGTTGCCATGCTGACAGGCAAGATTCTGACCGGCGGAGCATGGGGCGCGGAATTTTCGCTGCTCAAGATCGTTGCCATGCAGCAGCAGGTGGGTTCGTTTGGGTTCAACCCCACCATGATCCCCGCCTTCCTGGCGTACCTGATCTTCTTGCCCGGAACCATGGGCGTTGTGCCCTTTGATATTCCTGAGGCAGAAACCGAACTTATCGAAGGCCCTCTGCTGGAATACGGCGGCCCCCTGCTGGCCATGTTCCAGATCACTTCCGCGCTCAAGACCTTCGTTGTTCTGGGCCTGGGGGTTGCGCTTTTCTTCCCCGGCACCATATCTGATATATGGCTGGTGAATCTGGTTTGGTTCCTGCTCAAGTGCCTTGCGCTCATGCTGGTGTCGCTTACCCTGGTCAAATCGGCCACCGGGCGCTTCCGCATTGATCAGGCGTTCCGCTTTTACATAACGGTGCCCACGGCGCTTGCGCTGTGCAGCCTGATACTGGTCTGGGTGATGTAA
- the nuoB gene encoding NADH-quinone oxidoreductase subunit NuoB → MLKKLSVRSPWLFRINAGSCNGCDVELATTACIPRYDVERLGCRYCGSPRHADIVLVTGPLTTRVRDRVLKVWNEIPEPKVTVAVGICPISGGVFREGYSIEGPLDRYIPVDVNVPGCPPRPQAILEAVVLARSIWMKKLGLEE, encoded by the coding sequence ATGCTTAAAAAACTCTCCGTGCGGTCGCCGTGGCTTTTCCGCATCAACGCTGGATCGTGCAACGGTTGCGACGTGGAACTGGCCACTACCGCCTGCATTCCGCGCTATGACGTGGAACGTCTGGGTTGCCGCTACTGCGGCAGCCCCCGCCATGCCGACATTGTGCTTGTCACCGGCCCCCTGACCACCAGGGTGCGTGACCGTGTGCTCAAGGTGTGGAATGAAATTCCCGAACCCAAGGTAACCGTGGCTGTGGGCATCTGCCCCATCTCGGGCGGCGTGTTCCGCGAGGGCTATTCCATCGAAGGCCCCCTCGACCGCTACATTCCCGTAGATGTCAATGTGCCCGGCTGCCCGCCCCGCCCCCAGGCCATTCTTGAGGCTGTGGTGCTTGCGCGGTCCATATGGATGAAAAAACTGGGCTTGGAGGAGTGA
- a CDS encoding 4Fe-4S dicluster domain-containing protein encodes MAGFLKVLFRNLLEGPSTDPFPLGETFTPDRLRGKAVVDPELCMGCGICRHSCAAGAINISPLPDRKGFTITIWQNSCCLCASCRHYCPTGAMSITTDWHTAHTEADKFNRIEQQTVHYVPCDGCGELMRPLPKKLADKLYAYNNEIDRDLTRRLCPKCRQIEDGKRNACALPSATGESAASSVTSAAPTKD; translated from the coding sequence ATGGCGGGCTTCCTGAAAGTACTGTTCCGCAATTTGCTGGAAGGTCCGAGCACCGATCCCTTCCCGCTGGGTGAAACCTTCACCCCCGACCGGCTTCGCGGCAAGGCTGTTGTTGATCCTGAACTGTGCATGGGCTGCGGCATCTGCCGTCACTCGTGCGCTGCCGGGGCCATCAACATCTCGCCCCTGCCCGACCGCAAGGGTTTTACCATCACCATCTGGCAAAACTCGTGCTGCCTGTGTGCCTCGTGCCGCCATTACTGCCCCACCGGCGCAATGAGCATCACCACTGACTGGCACACCGCGCACACTGAAGCTGACAAGTTTAACCGCATCGAACAGCAGACCGTGCACTACGTGCCCTGCGACGGTTGCGGCGAGCTCATGCGGCCCCTGCCCAAAAAGCTGGCCGACAAGCTCTATGCCTATAATAATGAAATCGACAGGGACCTGACGCGCAGGCTCTGCCCCAAGTGCCGGCAGATTGAAGACGGCAAGCGCAATGCCTGTGCCCTGCCCTCCGCCACTGGCGAATCGGCGGCGAGCAGCGTTACTTCTGCCGCTCCCACAAAGGATTAG
- a CDS encoding NADH-quinone oxidoreductase subunit C, which translates to MQETINGNAKVIEGLSALCTEDDAVHHSADSFGNAFHWFRLGTPRMLQEAAAIMRDANARLCMTTAYNRRQLSEPMQEVCYHFELDGVVYNMTVTLNGEWPTVPSITPLFANADWHEREMMELYGIQVTGHPNPTRLFLDEELDAGILNEAVPLSIMMNGACTTDLWERILNDKERRS; encoded by the coding sequence ATGCAAGAGACAATCAACGGCAACGCCAAAGTCATTGAGGGGCTCTCGGCCCTGTGCACCGAAGACGACGCCGTACATCACAGCGCCGACAGCTTCGGCAATGCCTTCCACTGGTTCAGGCTCGGTACGCCGCGCATGCTTCAGGAAGCCGCCGCCATCATGCGTGATGCCAACGCCCGCCTGTGCATGACCACGGCCTACAACCGCCGCCAGCTCAGCGAGCCCATGCAGGAAGTCTGCTACCATTTCGAGCTTGATGGCGTGGTTTACAACATGACTGTTACCCTTAACGGCGAGTGGCCCACCGTGCCCTCCATCACCCCGCTTTTTGCCAACGCTGACTGGCATGAGCGCGAAATGATGGAACTTTACGGCATTCAGGTTACCGGTCACCCCAATCCCACCCGCCTGTTTCTTGATGAAGAGCTTGACGCAGGCATTCTCAACGAGGCCGTGCCCCTGTCCATCATGATGAACGGGGCCTGCACCACCGACCTCTGGGAACGCATTCTCAATGACAAGGAGCGCCGCTCATGA
- a CDS encoding nickel-dependent hydrogenase large subunit — protein MSNTFTMPLGPVHVALEEPVYFHLTVDGETVRNVELTSGHVHRGMEAMATQRNLVKNVTLTERVCSLCSNSHSFTYSMVVENVLGITIPERACYLRVVAEEIKRIASHLFNTAIQAHIIGFKSLFMHVMEVREMMQDLKETVYGNRMNLAANCIGGVKYNVTPELLDYMLKTLAKVEPHVDEIREIYATNGMVLGRTKGLGLLPKEDALHLGVVGPVARGSGVAIDVRKDSPYAAYGKLDFKSITETGCCVNSRTMVRLHEIFESFSLIRQCIERMPEGEVTTPMRQIRTAEACARTEAPRGEVFYYIRTNGTDMPSRLKWRVPSYMNWKALGVMMRDCKVADVALITNSIDPCVSCTER, from the coding sequence ATGAGCAACACCTTCACCATGCCTCTGGGCCCCGTACACGTGGCCCTCGAGGAACCGGTATATTTCCACCTCACGGTGGATGGTGAAACCGTTCGCAACGTTGAGCTCACCTCTGGGCACGTGCACCGTGGCATGGAAGCCATGGCCACCCAGCGCAACCTTGTCAAGAACGTAACCCTGACCGAGCGCGTGTGTTCGCTGTGTTCCAACAGCCACTCCTTCACCTACAGTATGGTGGTGGAAAACGTGCTTGGCATCACCATTCCCGAGCGCGCCTGCTACCTGCGCGTGGTGGCCGAAGAAATCAAGCGTATTGCCTCGCACCTTTTCAACACTGCCATTCAGGCGCATATCATCGGCTTCAAGTCGCTGTTCATGCACGTAATGGAAGTGCGTGAAATGATGCAGGATCTCAAAGAAACCGTTTACGGCAACCGTATGAACCTGGCGGCCAACTGCATCGGCGGCGTAAAGTACAACGTTACCCCCGAACTGCTGGACTACATGCTCAAGACGCTGGCCAAGGTTGAACCGCACGTGGACGAAATCCGCGAGATTTACGCCACCAACGGCATGGTTCTGGGCCGCACCAAGGGCCTTGGCCTGCTGCCCAAGGAAGACGCCCTGCACCTCGGCGTGGTGGGCCCCGTGGCCCGTGGCTCCGGCGTTGCCATTGACGTGCGCAAAGACTCGCCCTACGCCGCCTACGGCAAGCTGGACTTCAAGTCCATCACCGAGACCGGCTGCTGCGTCAATTCGCGCACCATGGTGCGGCTGCACGAGATTTTTGAATCGTTCAGCCTCATCCGCCAGTGCATCGAAAGGATGCCCGAAGGCGAGGTTACGACCCCCATGCGCCAGATCCGTACTGCTGAGGCCTGCGCACGCACCGAAGCACCGCGTGGCGAAGTGTTTTACTACATCCGCACCAACGGCACGGATATGCCCTCGCGTCTTAAGTGGCGCGTGCCTTCCTACATGAACTGGAAGGCTCTGGGTGTCATGATGCGTGACTGCAAAGTGGCCGATGTGGCTCTGATTACCAACAGCATCGACCCCTGCGTTTCCTGCACCGAACGCTAG
- a CDS encoding hydrogenase maturation nickel metallochaperone HypA, with product MHEATLVQGLLDMAIKAVKEHNATNPESPVTRIAEFQCELGLLACVEAQTLTACFELLAEGTLAEGAKLTLTTAPLACSCHQCGHEFSLTQRHFVCPSCGGENIHFNGGHGMTLMALHVASEETDHD from the coding sequence ATGCACGAGGCAACGCTGGTTCAGGGACTGCTGGACATGGCCATCAAGGCTGTGAAAGAGCACAATGCGACCAATCCGGAATCACCGGTTACCCGCATTGCAGAATTCCAGTGCGAACTGGGCCTGCTTGCCTGTGTAGAAGCGCAAACCCTCACCGCCTGCTTTGAACTGCTGGCGGAAGGAACCTTGGCGGAGGGCGCGAAGCTCACTTTGACCACCGCGCCCCTGGCCTGCAGCTGTCATCAGTGCGGGCATGAATTCAGCCTGACGCAACGGCATTTCGTCTGCCCAAGTTGCGGCGGCGAAAACATCCACTTCAACGGGGGCCATGGGATGACTCTTATGGCCCTGCACGTTGCATCCGAGGAAACGGACCATGACTGA
- a CDS encoding 4Fe-4S dicluster domain-containing protein, translating to MTEHIQVVPDKCRACRRCEVACIAAHHGMSFKEAMKHRDELVSRVQVVKAEGFKTTVRCHQCDHAPCANVCPTGALQQDADGRIIMRVQYCVACKMCIAACPYGTITLETIGMPSVDGEDGETLAQRARREVAVRCDMCRAWRMENGKRITACMEACPAHALSLVLADGSVVQAPAPEKKPAAEGDTAKPATPVAEPGPRASVTAAANAAEAPKAEVAAPVAEAPAAPMVEAPVVAAPAAPVAEEPKAEPVVEAAPVVEEAPAAPVAEAAPEAPAEAAPVETPAEAPVAPKVAAPKAAAKSSKKSAKKGGKK from the coding sequence ATGACTGAACATATCCAGGTCGTACCCGACAAATGCCGCGCCTGCCGCCGCTGTGAAGTGGCCTGCATTGCTGCCCACCACGGCATGAGCTTTAAAGAGGCCATGAAACACCGCGATGAACTGGTTTCGCGCGTACAGGTTGTTAAGGCCGAAGGCTTTAAAACCACCGTGCGTTGCCACCAGTGCGACCACGCACCCTGCGCCAATGTGTGCCCCACCGGCGCGCTGCAGCAGGATGCCGATGGCCGCATCATCATGCGCGTGCAATACTGCGTAGCCTGTAAGATGTGCATCGCCGCATGCCCTTACGGAACAATCACCCTTGAAACCATCGGTATGCCCTCCGTGGACGGCGAAGACGGCGAAACCCTCGCCCAGCGCGCCCGCCGCGAGGTTGCCGTGCGTTGCGACATGTGCCGCGCCTGGCGCATGGAAAACGGCAAGCGCATCACCGCCTGCATGGAAGCCTGCCCGGCCCACGCCCTTTCGCTGGTGCTGGCCGACGGCTCTGTGGTGCAGGCCCCCGCGCCTGAGAAGAAGCCCGCCGCTGAAGGCGACACCGCAAAGCCTGCCACCCCTGTGGCCGAGCCCGGCCCCCGCGCGTCTGTGACGGCTGCCGCCAACGCTGCCGAAGCCCCCAAGGCCGAGGTTGCCGCACCGGTTGCTGAAGCTCCCGCTGCCCCGATGGTGGAAGCTCCTGTCGTAGCGGCCCCCGCTGCACCGGTTGCTGAAGAGCCAAAGGCCGAGCCCGTGGTGGAAGCCGCCCCGGTGGTGGAAGAAGCTCCAGCTGCTCCGGTGGCCGAGGCTGCTCCCGAAGCCCCTGCTGAAGCCGCCCCGGTGGAAACTCCGGCAGAAGCTCCTGTCGCTCCCAAGGTGGCTGCTCCCAAGGCAGCAGCCAAGAGCAGTAAAAAGTCCGCCAAAAAGGGCGGCAAGAAGTAA
- a CDS encoding Crp/Fnr family transcriptional regulator — protein MDNGDLQTIYAALQAGPFAAMSEAERQKLAQHARLQPFSLGTTLFREGEATTDPMLLLSGMVKLCRHSAQGKECVLHLVRPGRLLDAGVLFYEEGLPVSAIGVQAGTVLRIDRKALLESLRNEGALSLALLNAMSLRQRLFINKIAGSQGRISVSGRVAAWLLHRAKMEKSATLSMGVTQETLARQMGISRESLSRELSALASAGLIDRDRRRVTLLDADALRERAEA, from the coding sequence ATGGATAACGGCGACCTGCAAACCATCTACGCTGCGTTGCAAGCGGGCCCCTTTGCGGCCATGTCTGAAGCTGAACGGCAGAAGCTCGCGCAACACGCGCGCTTGCAGCCCTTCAGCCTTGGCACCACCCTCTTCAGGGAGGGCGAAGCCACCACAGACCCCATGCTGCTGCTTTCCGGTATGGTCAAATTGTGCCGCCATTCTGCTCAGGGCAAGGAATGCGTGCTGCATCTGGTGAGGCCTGGCAGGCTGCTGGATGCTGGTGTGCTGTTTTACGAAGAAGGCCTGCCCGTAAGCGCCATTGGAGTGCAGGCGGGCACGGTGCTGCGCATCGACCGCAAGGCCCTGCTTGAATCCCTGCGCAATGAGGGTGCGCTAAGCCTTGCACTGCTCAATGCCATGAGCCTGCGTCAGCGCCTGTTCATCAACAAGATTGCCGGATCACAGGGCCGTATATCCGTATCTGGTCGTGTGGCTGCATGGCTGCTGCACCGGGCCAAGATGGAAAAAAGCGCCACTTTGAGCATGGGCGTCACACAGGAAACACTGGCCCGCCAGATGGGCATCAGCCGCGAGAGCCTGAGCCGCGAGCTCAGCGCACTGGCGTCGGCAGGGCTTATCGACCGTGACCGTCGCCGGGTAACATTGCTCGATGCCGATGCTCTGCGCGAAAGGGCCGAGGCTTAG
- a CDS encoding flavodoxin family protein, protein MKACIVYSSCTGNTRKVAEALADTSGVPCFAVRHAPNPDDYDLLALGFWVRKGLPDARAQRYMASVTGKQVFFFGTLGAWPHSEHARRCVAATYELLQAGGNTVVDGFLCQGRINPQVIAATQRKGGHTMTAERRARQLEAERHPDAADLASARLHWQRCLQKCAAASAHMDSTSCFATGIVPTPQSIGNNSAL, encoded by the coding sequence ATGAAAGCTTGCATTGTCTATTCATCATGCACCGGCAATACCCGCAAGGTTGCCGAGGCTCTGGCCGATACTTCGGGCGTTCCGTGCTTTGCCGTGCGCCATGCTCCCAATCCCGACGATTATGATCTGCTGGCTCTGGGCTTCTGGGTACGCAAAGGGCTGCCCGACGCGCGCGCCCAGCGCTATATGGCCAGCGTGACCGGCAAGCAGGTTTTCTTTTTTGGCACCTTGGGCGCATGGCCGCATTCGGAACACGCCCGCCGCTGCGTGGCTGCCACCTACGAGCTGCTGCAGGCTGGCGGCAACACGGTGGTGGATGGCTTTTTGTGCCAGGGCAGGATAAACCCACAGGTCATAGCCGCAACACAACGCAAGGGCGGCCACACCATGACCGCTGAACGTCGCGCGCGCCAGCTCGAAGCCGAGCGGCATCCCGATGCAGCAGACCTCGCGTCGGCCCGTCTGCACTGGCAGCGCTGCCTGCAGAAATGCGCGGCTGCCAGCGCCCACATGGATTCCACCTCTTGTTTTGCCACAGGCATTGTGCCCACGCCGCAATCAATCGGCAACAATTCTGCGCTGTAA
- a CDS encoding pyridoxamine 5'-phosphate oxidase family protein: MRKQDRECLDPAFFDEVFSTAEDLCLAMHDGDFPYVIPLNFVHLGNCVYIHCALEGHKLDCIRNNPNVAFTLAADVRIHQEKSTTYYKSVCGTGRAVLVEDPAEKGRALDALAKRYAALCPTPTPDAALARTGVVRIDVVNLVGKRKLPK, translated from the coding sequence ATGCGCAAACAGGACCGCGAATGCCTCGATCCGGCATTTTTTGACGAAGTTTTTTCCACAGCCGAAGACCTCTGTCTGGCCATGCATGACGGGGATTTTCCCTATGTCATTCCCCTCAATTTCGTGCACCTGGGCAACTGCGTCTACATTCACTGTGCCCTTGAGGGGCACAAGCTCGACTGTATCCGCAACAATCCCAATGTGGCCTTTACCCTGGCGGCCGATGTGCGCATTCATCAGGAAAAATCCACTACCTACTATAAATCCGTTTGCGGCACTGGCCGCGCAGTGCTTGTGGAAGACCCGGCCGAAAAAGGCCGCGCCCTTGATGCCCTGGCCAAACGCTATGCCGCCCTGTGCCCCACGCCCACGCCAGATGCGGCCCTGGCCCGCACAGGCGTTGTACGTATTGATGTTGTGAACCTGGTGGGCAAGCGCAAGCTGCCCAAGTAA